From Tubulanus polymorphus chromosome 9, tnTubPoly1.2, whole genome shotgun sequence, a single genomic window includes:
- the LOC141910524 gene encoding uncharacterized protein LOC141910524: protein MCTILGIDKTRTTAYHPMGNGQVENLNKTLKSTLTVAVNDKGTNWDDHLPACLMAFRSSIQMSTQETPFYLTFGEEMVLPIDIMVGNPNPSGATKYGHDLTDRLDYAHHHVRDRLQAAQRRQKLAYDRFAKRGGYQEGHRVWLLSHFLKQGEASKFHHKWKGPYTVIERVSEVRVSPVSGQKKTRVVHFNDMKLCYGDIRKDCPKEIKPTGRLKRKKTSSLPVAEEDGSTDSDASSENPILEDTVWVWPKATPAPVRIPPPVAHEPN, encoded by the coding sequence ATGTGTACCATATTAGGCATCGATAAGACACGAACGACAGCATACCATCCAATGGGCAATGGTCAGGTTGAGAACCTCAACAAGACACTGAAGTCAACACTGACAGTCGCCGTCAATGATAAGGGTACCAATTGGGATGACCATTTGCCCGCATGCCTGATGGCTTTTCGTTCCAGCATCCAGATGTCAACCCAGGAAACACCATTTTATCTAACCTTCGGGGAGGAAATGGTATTACCCATCGACATCATGGTTGGGAACCCGAACCCTTCAGGTGCGACCAAATACGGCCATGACCTGACTGACCGCCTAGACTATGCCCATCACCATGTGAGAGACCGTCTGCAGGCTGCTCAGAGGCGCCAGAAATTGGCATATGACAGGTTTGCCAAGCGTGGTGGTTACCAGGAGGGTCACCGTGTCTGGTTGCTAAGCCATTTCCTGAAACAGGGGGAGGCGTCAAAATTCCACCACAAGTGGAAGGGGCCGTATACTGTTATTGAGCGCGTGTCCGAGGTAAGAGTATCCCCAGTGAGCGGACAGAAAAAGACCAGGGTAGTACACTTTAATGATATGAAGTTGTGTTACGGTGATATCAGAAAGGATTGCCCTAAGGAAATAAAACCCACTGGGAGGTTAAAACGGAAAAAAACTTCATCACTCCCCGTTGCTGAAGAGGATGGGTCAACTGACTCGGATGCATCATCAGAAAACCCGATACTTGAGGACACTGTGTGGGTTTGGCCAAAAGCAACACCTGCTCCAGTGAGAATCCCGCCCCCGGTGGCACATGAGCCTAATTAG